AACTGCACCGTGAAAGGTCCGCCAGTGTTCTGTTCAGTTCCGAGATTACTGGCCAGTGGCGTTCCCCAGACAAAACCAACGCTCGAGCTCGCGGGAGGAGCGCTACTCGTACAACCGGAAGGCACATTGCTGGTGGAACTACTCAGGCAAAGTCCGGCGGGAAAGTCAGGAACTCCGCCGGGCGTTGAATTGTATGCCCAGGTATAGGGCGTTAGACCTCCGGATACAGAAATGGCGGTCGGAGGATACGGAACGCCAACGTTTGTGGACGTATTCACGTACGAGTCAGGGTAGCTTGGTACCTGGACCTTCAGAGCAGGTGGGATCACTACGAACGCGATTGGCTCGCTGGCAGTAGCTCCAGTCGCGTCTGTGATCTGTAGAGTGGCCACTGAGCAGCCGGACGAGGCTGGAGTGCCCTGAATATTCACCGTAGAACCGTCGGCAGAAGGTAAGAGGGTGAGCCCACTGGGCAGTAAGCCAGAAGCCAGGGACCAGGTAAACGGGGCCACGCCGAACGGAGCATGGCTCTGACTGCCACCGTCGTTAATGGTGAACAGTGCGAAGACACCAGCCTGGAAAAGCGGAGCAATTTGAATCGAAGTTGGCAGAATAATCGTCCCCGACGGAGGGCAAACCGTAGCGACGTTACTGGCCACAACTATGCAAGGCTGAGCCTGCGTAATGGTTACAACAATGGATACAGATTGGGTGGAGTCTGCCGTAGATGTCGCCACCACCGTTGCTTGTAGTGGCGGGGGAGGCGCGCTGCCACCACAGAAAGGTGGATTCACCGTCGGCGCCACGTACGTTACTGAAGTTGGGGTTTGGTTGGTTAGCTGACCGATAGGTTTCCCAAACCCGCTGCCGTTTTGCCACGTCCATGTAACCGGCTCATTGACTGTAAGGCTGACGCTCTGAGCGGATTCGATCGTCGGACCCGTCAAGGGAGCGGTGAACTGCAAGCCGCTACTGCTGGTCTTCGAACCGCTGCTGCTGCAACCTGCAGTCAGCAGGCAGAGTACTATGCAGGAGAACAGTAACCTGGAATCGGCACCTTTGCGCACACAAATCCTTCTGGAGAACAAGGCTCCTGGGCCCCACACACTTTGCCGGAGCCCATCTATGTAGATTTCTAATCGCTAAGAGCTAACAAAATTGAATCGCTGATTCCTGCATGCACTTCTCATCGGCGCATGCAGAATCCCGGCTCAAAAAATCTACTGCTTCAGGGGTGTACAGTCGAACTCGGGTCGGAACCAGTTTCCACCGCAATGGATTTCTTCGCATCGTTGCCCTCGGCCGGCTTGCCCGAATCCTGCACCTTTTCCTTGATCCACCAAAACAGCGCGCCGCCGCCCTCCCGGCTCGACAGTTCGCCCAGTCCTTCGAACCGGGACAGTTCCGCCTGCTTGGGCAGCGCCGCCTTAATTGCGTCTTTGGTCTCCATCGGTACCGCGAGGTAGTGTTGTACCTGCTGCACACGAATCGGCACCTTCAAAGTGGGAAGCCATTTCACCGGATCCAGCGGCGCCACTTTCTTCAGAAATTCCGGTTTGCTGTAGTCCTCCCGCTTGGGATCGGCGGACACGATTGGGGATTGAACCAGAAAGTCCGGCCAGTCTCCCCAAGGTTCGAGGGTATCGATGACCTTGATGCGCGAGTCCGCGGCTGCCGACAGGATGGCAATGGCGCCGCCCGAGCCCTGCCCGAACATTCCCACTCGCGTCATGTCCAGATCGCCCCGCGATTCGAGGTAGTCGAGAATGAACTTAACATCATGGACCGTGCTTCCCAGCGACTCCTGCAATTCGCTCACGAACCACTGCTTCAGAGGCCGATCCCGGAAGCGATCCGTGCTCAGAGCCGATAGGAATCCCACGGCGGCAAATCCCCCGCTGGTCACGCGCTCACACCAGACTTTACTGCGAAACTTTTCGGGATCTTCAATGTAGTCGTAAAGGTAAAGAACCACGGGCGGCTTTTTCACGCCTTTTGGTTGCACGATCCACAAGTCAACGGGATCGCCTGGCCGCCACTGTAAGCGCACCAGCGTGCGGGTAAATTTGGTCTCGTCGGCAACCTCACCCACCAAGGGTGGCTGCACCACCAGATTGCTCGTCGTCACCTGTAGGGAACTCCAGTCTTCCTGAATCGTCTCATAGAGCGGCTTGCCGCTGGGATCGAGGTGCGGTTCCTGTTTCAACTCAGGCATGACCGGAGTTGCCTCCGGCTTCGACTGCCCGGCGGGCGCCGGAGCATCAGTCTTTGGGGTCGACGGCGCAGATGGAGGTGCAGAGGTTGCCGCGCCTGGAGCGCCTGCGAGAGAAGTGGAATCGGGCTTCGTCGCCGGACTCTGCTGCGCAAAAGCGGCGGCCACGGCTGCGAGGAGGAACAAGGCGATACAACGAAGAATAAGCGTTATCAAAGATTTCAACTGCATGGAACTCCTTTTTGCTTGGCCGAAAGAACTGAAAGTTTGAACGGATATGTACCGAAATGCAAGCCTGTTTCAACAAAAATTGCCATTGCCTTAAAAACAAGATCGCCGGAGGAAGGAGGCGGGCAACTGGCCCGCCTCCTTATCTCCAGCGCAATACATACTGTACTCAGGCATTCCGACTACTGACGCAGGTCGTAGATTTCGTACGCCCCAGAGAGGAACAGGGAGCCGAAGTCTACGTTGAAGTCAACATCGGACTGCACCGTCAGCACCGAACCACCGGCGTCGGCGCCGGCATCGATCAGGCACTTGTTGCTGCTGCCCTTGGTTGAGCCGGTGATGTCGACGTTGGTGAAGACACCCGCGCAAGCGGCGTGGCCATTGTTCGGAGAGTTGGTTTCCTTGTAGTGCGAGCGGAACACGCCCACATTCAAGTCGCCAGTCGGCGGGTTGTTGGTGGTGTTGATGTTCTTGTAGACGGGCACGAAGTCCGAAAGATTCAGGGTCGGGCTAGCCACCTGGATTTGGGCATTCGCGACCAGACTGAGCACCGACAAAGGCGTGAACAGGGTTTGGCCGGTTCCACTTCCCACGTTCTGGAACGTAACCAACGTGTTGATGGACCACAGCGGATAGGTTCCGTCATAAACATGGGTGAACGGAAGCTGGATGCAGGGCAGGGCGCTTGATGTGAGGTTGCACTGCGGCAGGTTAAACGCACCAGCCGGGTTATTCACGCCGCCGTAGGCAGCATCGTTCTCGCCACCAGGAGTAATGAACAGCGGATCGACGCTGTCCACGGTCAGGTAGTGGCCTGTGGGAGTGCAAGAGGCGTTGTAGGCGGTCTGGCTGGTGAGAGCCGTGTTGCAGCTAGTAACCGCAGGTGCGAAGTTGCCATAGCTCCAGAAGGCGTACCCGATGCCGTCCGTCACTACGCTCCCGCCCTTGTTCTTCTGGCCGAGAGCAGCGGGAACTTCCTGGCCGGTGCCGATCGTGCGCAAGCGCAGACCGGTGCCGCAGGTCTTGCCGGCTTCGCCGGTGATGATGAAGAGCGGGTCGCCGCAGCTAACCGTTCCGTCAGGAGCAGTCGACAGTCCGGCATTGAGCGCCACCGTACCGCCGCAATGGGAGGAGCTGAAGTTGGTCGTGGGATCATTGCCGTACTCCTGGCCGCTGTCAGCATCGCTGACCCAAGCCGTACTGGAAGCCTTAGCAACGAAGGGATTGCCGCTGCCGCCCAAAGTGCGCACACCAGTGTACTCGAAAGCGGTGTAGGTTCCGGACAGCATTTCGCGCTGAACGACTTGGATCGGCTTGCCCGCACCCGGAGGCGGACCTGCGATCCAACCCTGGTCGTAGATGTTGTTGTTCGCAACCGGCGTGCCCGGAAGCAGGTCGCCCGTGCAATGCAGCGTACCGTCGTAGATTAAGCTAAGGACTTTCTTGTTGATATTGGTGAAGGCGTAGTGGCTGTGGCTGTTAGCGTCGGTATACTTCCCTCCGAAGCCCAGTGCGGCCGTGTCTCCGTTGTTCACGAACGCGAGAATCGGGACCGCTCCGACACGCAAACTCGTATACGCGGGAATGGTGCCGGACGTGATTGGATCCGTACCTGACAGTTTGAAAGTCAGGACGTTGAAATAGTTGCTTCCGCCAAAGGAGTCAACAATGGGGCACCCCTGTTGGGCGGCGGTACCGTCGGTTCCAGCGAGGCAGCCGCCGTTGTTATAGCCCAACCCAGTCAGTCCGCCTGCGGCTGGAATCGAACTCAGCGCGCGGGTGACCATAAACAAGTTGTCTTCCGGGCGCTCATCGGAGAAGCCGAAGTTGAACTTGCACCAGGTTCCAGCTTTCGCCGATCCGCCGGACTGGTAACCGCAATAGGCCAGGCCGTGCAGGAACGGGGTATCGGTCTGGCTGGAAGGAACTGGCGGAGTGTTAAGGGCGTTGAAAATCGTGGTCGGCAATGCGCTCAAACCCTGTAGATTGTCCGGCAAGCCACCAACTTTGTTCGCGGAAGAGAAAGTACCAGTGAAAGCAGGGTACACGGCCGCTACGCTGAATGTCGCCGTGCCGACCGTAACTTTTTTCCATGCAAAATAGTCTTTGATGCCGATCCCAGAGTCGACGCTGAAGTAGGCCCAGACGTTGCAGTTGTTGCTGCCGTCATTGTTACTCCAGACGACCGTGATCGTCGGCGTGTCGTTGAGCGAAGTGCTGAAGCGGCTGTCGGTGAGCAGCAGGTTGCCAGCCTTGTTGGAGATCATGCTGTACGACGAAGTGTTGAAGCTGTTGTTGCTGACGATCGAGACCATGGCGTAGGACATCGCGTTGTACATGCCCGACGATCCCACCCCAATCGCCTGAATGGTCGGTGTGCCGGAACAGTCATTGACCGCTGCGAATGCATTGGAAGCGAACACTGTCGCCATCAGCAACAGAGCCGCTCCAAGTACTTTCTTCTTCATGGTGTATCTCCTTGAAAGTTGTACAGGGTTGTGGGGGATAGCCCCGCGCAGCTATGCCCTAAGCTTCCGGACACGCCAAGATAGTTGAGAAAAACGATTTCGTACGGGCGCGCAACCGAATACTGCCTGTTGTGCGCCCCAACTATCGCGGAAGCCTGTTACTGCAGAATGACGGAAAGATGAACGGAATATGAATTTCTCGCGTAGACAGGGTTAAACTGTGCGAAAAAATGCACCTCGTTCGCAATTCTCTTGCAACGTTTGGGGCGCTCCGGTGCGGCGCTCGACAGTTGTGCGAGGCGCTGTGGAAAAAAGGGTTGCTCACGGCCGCCACATCGGAGCCGCCGCAATGGACACAAATCCGACGCGACCTGTTCGAATAAAACGGCATGACAAGCGGACGAAATTGGTTGGCGATGTCATGTGAAATTAACCTCTTCTTCACAGCACTGTAACAATCGGTCGCTACCCTTGCCGTTCACTTTCGCGTGGTTGCCCACGAACAGATCAGTGTGTCTGGCGGCTTTCGTGATCTCTCCTGGAGGATCGGCTTGAGACTTCCTCGTCGTTTTGTATTGTTGTTGACCGTGCTGGCTGCTGCCAGCGCCTGCGTCGCCAGTGCACGGATTGCCTCGGCTGTTTCACCGCCGCAGAATGGAAACGCATCGCTGCACGGCACGGTTATCGCTCTGACGGGAGGGCCGGTCGTGAATGCCCGGGTCGTGGCGCAGGGCGCCAGCGGGGAGGCTACAACCAACGAGCGCGGCGAATACCGGCTTACCGGAATTACGCCTGGCGTTTATAAACTGACTATCAGCGCGCCGGGGTACGACGATTTTGAGATCCAGATAAAAGTCGCCGCCACCGGAGTGACCGAGGCGGACGCGGTCATGACCATGACCCCGCATCCTTCCCAGCCGGCTGCATCCGCGCCGGCTTCACCCGAACCTGGCGCATCCGCGTCTGGACAGGAAAATCCGGCGACCGCTGCCCCGGCCCAAACTCCCGTGGCTGCACCTTCCATTCAGACCGTTGCGGCGCCGCAGAACATCCACGTCAAACCTGAGCGAGGGCGCTCCGCACTCTACGGCGTCACCACCGACCAGACCGGAGCGGTGATTTCGGGCGGTACCGCGACCGTTGCGTTCCCGGGCCTAAAGCCGATCGTGGCGACTGCGAATGCGCAAGGGCTGTATGTGCTGAATGGATTGGCGCCAGGCCAATATCACCTGAAGGTTGAGGCGCCGGGGTTCGCCCCTTTCGAGACGGATGTTACGCTGGCCGCGGATCAGGCTCTTCAAATCGACGCGTCACTCGTGCCACCCAGTGAAGTACAGAAAGTGGAAGTAACCGAGAACGTAACGGGAGTAAAAACCGCAGAGTCCCATATCGAAGGTACGATCACCGAAAAGGAAGTCTTGAAGACCGGCTTAAACGGCCGCAACTTTACCCAACTCATTGCTCTCGCGCCGGGCGTCAGCAACCAGACGGGACAGGACGAAGCCTTGGTGGGCGTGAAAGGCAGCGTGAAGTACAGCGTCAACGGCGGACGAGTGGAGTACAACAACTTCGACGTCGACGGCAGCGACGTTCTGAACGCCGGGCTCAACGGGGCTGAGAGCACGTTGATGGTCTATCCCAGTCTGGATGCTATTCAGGAAGTGAAGGTGCTCACTTCCAACTACGGGGCGATGTATGGGCGTAGCGCATCGGGCACTGTGCTGGTGAGCACGAAGTCTGGCACGCCCAAGTTTCACGGCGGACTATACGACTTTGTTCGTAACGAATTTTTCAACGCCCGCAACTACTTCGACCAGACGACGAAGGCGCCGCTCTATCGCAGGCAGGACTTCGGGGGCACAATCGGCGGCCCGCTCTATATTCCGGGGGTGTTCAACACCAAGAAAGACAAGACGTATTTCTTCTGGTCGGAAGAATTCCGGCTGGAGAAAACTCCGCAGGAATTCAACCAGGCCGTGCCCTCGGCCGCCGAGCGTGGCGTTGGAGTTTCCAACTGCCCTGCCGGCCCCGGAAGTTGCGCCGACTTCAGCGACGTATGCCCTCTGGCCAGTGCCGGCGGTTCGTCGCCGCTTCCTCGAGCCCAGTATCCCGACTGCCCGAGCCCGGACGGGGTAAACACGTTCCCGGGAGACCTTGTGCCCAT
Above is a window of Candidatus Sulfotelmatobacter sp. DNA encoding:
- a CDS encoding alpha/beta hydrolase — translated: MQLKSLITLILRCIALFLLAAVAAAFAQQSPATKPDSTSLAGAPGAATSAPPSAPSTPKTDAPAPAGQSKPEATPVMPELKQEPHLDPSGKPLYETIQEDWSSLQVTTSNLVVQPPLVGEVADETKFTRTLVRLQWRPGDPVDLWIVQPKGVKKPPVVLYLYDYIEDPEKFRSKVWCERVTSGGFAAVGFLSALSTDRFRDRPLKQWFVSELQESLGSTVHDVKFILDYLESRGDLDMTRVGMFGQGSGGAIAILSAAADSRIKVIDTLEPWGDWPDFLVQSPIVSADPKREDYSKPEFLKKVAPLDPVKWLPTLKVPIRVQQVQHYLAVPMETKDAIKAALPKQAELSRFEGLGELSSREGGGALFWWIKEKVQDSGKPAEGNDAKKSIAVETGSDPSSTVHP